In the Aromatoleum bremense genome, one interval contains:
- the ispF gene encoding 2-C-methyl-D-erythritol 2,4-cyclodiphosphate synthase codes for MKAPFRIGQGFDVHALVPGRALIVGGVHIPFERGLLGHSDADVLLHALTDALLGAAGLGDIGRLFPDTDAAHAGADSRMLLREAFAAVRAAGFGVVNVDATVICRAPRILPHAPAMVANIAADLGIDPAAVNIKGKTTEKLGFTGRGEGIAAQVVALLMRQGDET; via the coding sequence GTGAAAGCTCCATTCCGTATCGGCCAGGGGTTCGACGTGCATGCGCTGGTGCCGGGGCGGGCGCTGATCGTCGGCGGCGTGCACATCCCGTTCGAGCGCGGCCTGCTCGGGCATTCGGACGCCGACGTCCTGCTGCACGCGCTGACCGACGCGCTGCTCGGCGCCGCCGGCCTCGGCGACATCGGGCGACTCTTTCCCGACACCGACGCGGCGCACGCGGGCGCCGACAGCCGCATGCTGCTGCGCGAAGCGTTTGCGGCCGTGCGGGCCGCGGGTTTCGGCGTCGTGAACGTCGACGCGACGGTGATCTGCCGGGCGCCCCGGATCCTCCCTCATGCGCCGGCGATGGTCGCGAACATCGCCGCCGACCTGGGCATCGACCCGGCGGCGGTCAATATCAAGGGCAAGACGACCGAAAAGCTCGGTTTCACCGGTCGCGGCGAGGGCATCGCGGCCCAGGTCGTCGCGCTGCTGATGCGACAGGGCGATGAAACCTGA
- the ispD gene encoding 2-C-methyl-D-erythritol 4-phosphate cytidylyltransferase: MQNFQPRHFAIVPAAGNGSRMAASRPKQYLPLLGKPLIFHSLAVLCAAPAIDKVFVVLSVDDAEWRRHDWSSLGPKLVPLFCGGATRADSVLAGLRAAAHEVEPSDWVLVHDAARPCLAPWHIEKLIRELARDEVGGLLAVPVADTLKRAGEHRQVLATVPRENLWQAQTPQMFRHVMLRRALEAATHVTDEASAIEAAGLHPRLVEGDATNLKVTYPLDLHLAEWILTNREG; encoded by the coding sequence ATGCAGAACTTTCAGCCTCGTCATTTCGCAATCGTCCCGGCGGCCGGCAACGGCAGCCGCATGGCAGCGTCCCGGCCGAAGCAGTATCTTCCGTTGCTCGGCAAGCCGCTGATTTTCCATTCGCTTGCCGTGTTGTGTGCCGCGCCGGCGATCGACAAAGTGTTCGTCGTGCTTTCGGTCGACGACGCCGAGTGGCGTCGTCACGACTGGTCCTCGCTCGGCCCGAAGCTGGTGCCGCTTTTTTGCGGCGGCGCGACGCGGGCCGACAGCGTGCTCGCAGGGCTGCGCGCGGCCGCCCATGAGGTCGAGCCATCGGACTGGGTGCTGGTGCACGACGCCGCGCGCCCCTGCCTTGCGCCGTGGCACATCGAGAAGCTGATCCGGGAACTCGCGCGCGACGAGGTCGGCGGCCTGCTCGCCGTGCCGGTCGCCGATACGCTGAAGCGCGCCGGCGAACACCGGCAGGTGCTCGCCACCGTGCCGCGCGAAAACCTGTGGCAGGCGCAGACGCCGCAGATGTTCCGCCATGTGATGCTGCGCCGCGCGCTGGAAGCGGCGACGCACGTCACGGACGAGGCCAGCGCGATCGAGGCCGCGGGCCTGCATCCGCGACTCGTCGAGGGCGACGCGACGAACCTGAAAGTCACTTATCCGCTCGACCTGCACCTGGCCGAGTGGATCCTCACGAACCGGGAAGGCTGA